TTACCCCGTTTTGCCGATATTTTGGGAAACGATAAATTGGGAGGAAAAGAAACGAAAGCGTTCGAATGGGCGgtgagaagaaaagaaaagaaaagaaaagaaaagaaaagaaaagaaaagaaaagaaaagaaaagggagaagGGGTAAAAGGGTCATTTGAGAAAGGGAAAATAATAAGCCCTGAAAAAGGTTATGGTGTTTGTTTGNaaaaaaaaaaaaaaaaaaaaaaaaaaaaaaagaaaagaaaaggcggAAGTGTCAGGTGGAGGGCAGAACATGGTGGGGAGGGGGCAGGGGTAAATGTGGTGAAAATGGAATTCACAAGGTTTGACCAGTCGTTCTGACAGAGTCTGCAAAAACACAGTGTGATCTCTCTCATATTTAAGTCCGTGGTACTCTGGCATTTCATTTTGGATGCTCAGCGTTGGTTGTGGTTGTGTATggggaataataataaaaataaattatattaaacaaGTTTTACAAAATCATTAAACTCCATATGATATGAAACAATGATGAATTGTAGTAATTTTGTGAATGAATTAATAACCAATTATTTGTAACCATCTCCACCTGGGTCCTATACAAACAAAGATGAACAGAACATATAgtcaatattatatatattatttagaataatatGGATGGATGCATagggagggagagggagagggagagagtaccatggaaggaggaggaggaggaggagggatGTTGTGCATCGCATTGTGCATCATGGTTCGCACGAGAGAGGGCATTTGGTCTCGGAGTTGAGAAAGCTCAGTCTTGACGCTCGAAAGCTCAGCCTGCATTGCctcattttgttctttcaaCATTCTCACCTCTTCTCCACTGTATAAACATTCATACTCTtctgatcttcttcttcttcttctattgtTTATGCCTACACTCAAAACATCCCCCCACCAAGTCAACATAAACCCtaattcctttctttttcttatttatatatatatatatatatacatatgcaCATGTACCGGAGAGGTTGGCAACCGCGGCCACGAGGTCGGCGATGCCTTGACCCTGAATGTGGTTGCGGGCTTCTTGGATTTGAAGGCGCCGTTTCTTAAGCTCCATCAGTTGTTGGTGTCGGATCTCCCTCTGCTCCTCGCAGGTCCGCAGCGTTTGAGCCACCGCCGACGCGCTTCTCTCAATGCTTCTTCCCActcttctcctctttctctccctcttctctttcttctgccccgacgacgacgacgacgactctgtatatatatatacacatatgcCCAcacaatcaaatttcaaatatatatatatacataaagcTCAAGAATCTGCATTTGGTAAATATATccatccataaattttaaagaagcggtaaaataagagagattttaaaaagaagaagaagacaaaattAGTAAgtaaacaataaatatttacttaTGGGATTGCATGCTTAGATTTGTATTAATCATGATTGCAAAATTAATCCCActtatattaaattcatatgGATGACTGTATCACCCAACGTAATCGGAGGGATAAGATTTGGAGGCCCCATCTGCAGATGGTAGAGGCGTCCGTAGAGGATTAGAAAGCGAATAACGAAATGAAAAGGAGGAAGGAGGGTCCTATTCAAAATTGTGGCAGAGTCAAACCCTGCAACTTTGACCCACACTATTAACTCGAACCAGGCCGAAAACGAAAGGTCCGGGccgaaaataatataataaaatcaaatttaatagtaCCCCACACACACCcacacacaaacaaaaacacactCACCTGAAGCCGCCGGGGAACTAGTCCCCGCCGCAGCCTCGCCCTCGGCGGGGGAAGGAGGAGGCGGAGGACCAGCAACAACAGCAACAGACACACCTCTGAGCTTCCTCTGAACCACGTCGTTTAAGGCCTGATACACCTCAAAGGCCATGTTAGAAGGAAGATTGTTGTCCTTACGCTCATGCTTTTCCATTTTCCAGTAAGACGGAATTTGGGATTGATCGCACGCGCGGGATTCGTGCTCCCGGACTTTTTTGTAGTCGCGGAGTAGGTTATCCCACTTGTCGTTGCACTGATTTTGGCTCCGCTGGCACCCCTGGCTCCAGCAGTAGTTTTCCACCCACTTCCACCGCAGCTCGCTGCCCTTTCTGGCCGTTCCTTGCTCCGCCTTGTTCCGCCGTTCCTCGTCCAGCTTTTTCGCGGTTATCAGAATCATCGTCTCTTGGAGATTCCAGTTCCCTTTGCGGTACTCTCGGACTATTACTGTCGAGGGTGAGGTTGCTGCTGCAGTGTTGATTCGGGCAGTGGTGCCCGTGGATGCGCCACCGTGGATTAGGGGTAAATGTAGGAGATGGTGGGGATGTTGCTGCTGCTCATACTGATGCTGATGCTGACGCTGTGGCTCCGTTGATGTCGTCGGAGGCTCCGACATGGCTTTGGCATCTCAGAGACTCAGGAATGGATagaggaaaaagagagaagtagagagaaaagaagtgaaagtttttccttccttttctctccctctctctctgtcttaatactattaattttattgcttattttttcctttttccttatCATTTTTTGTAAGTTACAACTTctctatcatttttatttttgtatatttatcctaaaatttaattacaactttacccttttatatttatgtcaTCAACTGCATCTAAGAAATcaacaaatattcaattttaactTATGTCAAATATAATACATCTttttatatcaataatttatttgacatcaagtttaataatttattacataCTCACTCTTTAATAGGATGCCTTTTGTACTTCCCATCCCCCCttcatttattgatttttttttctaattatatatataaagttttattattaataatttagatatgTTTGAATAATATGCATAATTAGATGATATGATTTCTTATGAGGTTTAAAGtttctatttataaataatgattgTTTTGGAAGAATTAACTATCTAGTTGACGATCATGGAAATGTCTAATGAGAAATTAAGTATNaaaaaaaaaaaaaaaaaaaaaaaaaaaagaaagaactaaatggagaataaattaaaagtacaAAAACCTATCAAAAATTTGGTTGAAGTAAAAGTTCTGTTGCGTCGGAGCTAGAAGTAGAAGAGTGCCAGGTGGAAGGTGAAAGTGGGGTCCATCGTAAAACTTGACGTGGAGTGATTTTATAAGTGGTGGTGTACAGTATGAAGAGATCCTTCCAACATCCAATCAATTGTAATTGTAATTGTAATCGTAATTGTAATTGTAATTGTAATCGTAATTGTAATTGTCATTGTAATGGCCGATGTCTCCTCAAGTATTCCCAATCCTCTTTCTCTCGTTCTCCTCATATATTCCTCAACTGATCCACCATTAGATTCGCACCGCCTATTTGACTGTCGCAACAAATTCACCCttccaaaccaaacaaaaaaacaatccaCCAACAACCTTTCCAacctttcttccttctttctcgcGTCAACTCTACTTTGCCTTCCTGCGGATCCTTGCCATCCGATTTCGGGAGGGAGTGGGGAAATGGAAGGCCTGCTCTTACCCACCGATCAGCAGAGTATGGTCTCCTCCTTCCTCGAGATTGCTGTTGGCCAAACTGCTGAGACTGCTACCCTATTTTTGCAGGTTTTCCCCCTTCcttttcttacttttcttaCGTTTCTTACGTTTAACATTACACATGGAATTgcctaatttcttttttctgatGATCCATTCTTCTCCGGTTCAATTCCACATTCATGGGGTTTTTAAAGTCCTTGTTTCATGGTTTCGCTACTACATTAACACCTCCCTATTTGTTGAGTGAATTTCCCACTGTCAACAAGATGTTGGAAGCTTCtgcatcatcttcttcttcttctcctttttctcttaGATTCGGAACATTGTGACCACAACTTCTACTTCTAAACTCTTTTTATTACTCCAcatattcaattttgtatgGACAGGCCACGAGTTGGAAGCTTGAGGATGCTATTCAGCTGTTTTATGTCGGTAATGAAGGAGGAGCGGCTGGACCACCCTCTATACCTTCTCCACCCACTACAAATGAACAAATCAATTCTTCAACCGGTCAGACATTCAAGTATGTTCGCCACccatttgtttatgtttgttaCTACCGGGTTGCTGGAGTTCGATTCATAGTTTTTTAACATTTGTTCTACAATTGGCTCAGTGAATCTGGAAAACATGTGGGAGCTGGTACATTTGGACAATATGAGGATCAGGTCCGCCCTCCCTTACCTGTTATAAGGGAAGCTCTTTATGATGATGCAATGCTGTATGGGTATGCATCTTTTTcactctctttcttctttcttatgTCCTTTAGTTGTACCTgtgatgatttttcttctattaCTAATTCTACTCTAGATTATTTGATTGCTAGTTTCCAttagaaattaatataatttcaacGGGCAGCTGCCTCATCTGCAGACTTTCTTAATCATTACTTATCCTTTCATAACATATTCATTAAGTAATTAAGTTTATCGGATGAAGGTGAACTCcagaaaaaaatttgatataaaGTTGGTCAAAAGCAATGGAGTTTATACTTTGTATTTCATAAATGTAATGTGGTGTGTGCCATGGGATCATGTATttatatgtttcttttgaTCGCCTAATGACTACATATCATTGATATGTAACTTTTGATTTCCCTGAATTAATTAAGCCTTGGATCCTTTAATGAGGTAACTTGTCAAGTGAATACCAAAGCATTACTCGTTTGAATGGGCTGCctcaaaaagtttatttttttttttaaatgagcGACAATGAAAAGGGAGGATGCAAACAAAAGGCCTTCAATCTAAGTTGATCAATAAAAGAGGTATGGTACAAAAAAGGATTGTATAGGGCAGTCCATACTGATGCTAAGTGGTcataaaaaatgataagagAATTGTACTTATCTGAGTAAGTTCTggaatttctttctttccaaataTACCGAAGAAGAGTTCTGATTGCATTAGTCCCAATAACTTTGCATCTTAGTATGAACCACCAGCTGCagtataattcaatttttctaGCATTTGTATCTTTGTGTGATCTTTccattttatgtttaaattagaTTTTACAAGCTCTTCATTTCTACAAGCCTTTGTGTTGCATATTTTTGTTCCTACATGATACGACATGCAGTTCTGAACCTGTTAATCGATTAGCTGTATTTCCTGACATGCGGATATTGGTTAACTTTATCCAGAACAACTATGAGCTATCTGCCAAATGAATCTGGCTCATCAGTAGGATTCCGGAACTTGCAAAATGAAGTGAAACATCATGATGTTTGGAACTCGGAAGAAGGTGCAGCATCAACAAGTGGCAATTCTCGAGATAATTTGGCTTCTCTATACCGCCCTCCTAACCATTTGATGTTCAATGGGCCCTTTGAAAAGGTCAGTATTATGTCCCTTATTTTACATTGTTTCTGccttctctttttatttttattaaaggaAATATATTCACACAAAGACAACCCCAAGAGGAAGGGGTAGAGAGGACCCGTTCCCAAAGGTCAACTACAGGATGGCCTTCCAGTTATTAATAATCATGTTCAATGGGCTCTTTGTGTGAATTGTGCACCACCAAGAGGCACTATGCTACACATACATacaaaaggaataaaaagaCAAACTTATCTTCAAAGGTCCTTcggtttctctctctatagaTTCCACAAAAGCGCTCTACAGCACACTGCCAAACtgtcttctcttttcctttgaaGCATCAACCATCCATCATTTCCAAAAGCCAATCATTGACCCTCCTTGGCAAACAATCAACGACCCCAAACTCCTTATAGATGACTGACCACCCTTTATAAGCAAACGGACTATGAAGGAGGATATGATCTGGGGACTTTTCACTATTTTGACAGAGAACACAGAGGGTGAAATTGCCCAATtaggaacttttttttgttatctcTCATAGATATTTAAGCTTCAAGAAGCCACTGACGATGTAAAAAAACTCTGGTCTTCTTTGGAACTTTgcttttccaaattttgtgtGAAAACTACTGACTTACCGTCCCATCTTTAGTCTAAGGAAAGTAGACTTCGTTGACAAGAACTCGAAGGCTCCAACTTCCACTTTACCTCATCACTTTTAACATTTGTCTTTGCGGAGTTTAAACCTGGATTAGGTTGTTCCAGCTTTCTAATTCTGTGAAATAACCCCTTTCTCAGACCAAGGTCCTGTGTTTGCTGCTCTTCACACCAAGAATCAGGTACCATGGCTTCTTTTCTGAGTGAAACAGGGTAAATGTCTGGGAAGGAGCTAGACAAAGGAGATGAACCCACCCAACTGTCTTCCCAAAACACAATCCTTTTGCCATTTCCCATTTTGAACTCCAGAAACTTAGAACACTGATTTGTTTTTGGTGATAATGGACCAAAGTCTCTCTGCCCTTTCTTACTAGCAGAATTTGGCAACCTTCCAACTTCTTTGCTCTACCCTGTAAATAATTCCAATCACTTTTCTCCATATCGCCCCTTCTTCTCGAGTAAACCTCCACATCCATTTCATCAGAAGGAATTCCTTTTTCTGGTATAAAGAGTCGATCCCAAGTCCCCATAATCTGTGGACAGAATGGTCCACTTCCAACTAAAGATAAGTGGTCAGCTTGTACTTTCTATCACTCCATACAGAGTCCCTAATACTCTTTTCCAACCCAATTTAGAACAATTTTAGGATCCCTTAGTAGAGAAGCGATAGCAAGGAAGGCTACTTGGCACGGATTGAGCTAAGGTAACATGTCCGTCTTTAGAGATAGTGATGTCTTTCCACTTTTCTACCAAGACAGCTTCCATTCATGAGATCTGGAAAAACGATAGGGGTTTTTGAGACCTATCCCTTAGTAGGAACCCAATGGAGGAAGAATTTTCTGATTGGGCTGATATGTCAACACACATCCTCCCTATTCCACTTTCATCTGTATGTGATTCGTGGGTTgtgattcaattttttttttgtgcattTATGCCATTCTTCAATTTACTGGATGTTTTATCTTCTTCAGGCAAAAGGTGCTGCCTGCGTCCAGGACAAGTGGCTGGTTGTAAATCTGCAGTCCACCAAGGAATTCAGCTCGCACATGGTAATATCTTCTGCCATTCTGATTCTTCTGTCTTGGTACGTTTACCTTTTTAATATGCACTTACTTGGTATTACTATTTTGTTCGTGTAGCTTAACCGGGATACATGGGCAAATGAAGCTGTTTCTCAAACCATAActaccaattttattttttggcaGGTGAGCTTAATTCTAGGGTAGATTCACAATGTTCTTAAATTTACTACTTCCTGTAGTTGTTTATAAGAATCAGATCTTATTTGCACTTAGTGCATGACCTCTCAACATCCGTATAGAAGTATCTGTATGgaattttatttgttgaaaaagaaggaaacagAATAATTTTTCACACAGggaaatttgattaaaaattacatAAGAGTATCTTCATTGTACATAAGGAAAAACTACTAATCAAATACTAACTTACAAGACTCAAACCCATAAAACTTGAACTAAAACCAAATCCAAACTATACTAACAAAAGTAGACCGTCTAAGAACTTAACAAATACTGGAAAGCAACCAGTACACTAGCACCAAATAGAAACTAACCACGTTAAAAGGGCTTCATCCTCAATTGGAGCAAAAAATTGACGACGAACGAACCACAGAATTGCTAAGGCCACATCAACAGCAGAAAAATGTTGAAGATGAACTCTTTATGACCATGCAGCACCTCCTTGAAGCCAAGAACCACAAAAATGCTGGAATTGAGATAGCCACACTTCAACAATCTCTAAGAAAAAACACGGCTCCTCAACCACCTCCAAACTCTTCATTCAGAGATCTTTACAGCAACAATCAAGCCAAAAACTCAGAGGCCTGATCCACCGACAGCTATATCTTGAAAAGTAACCATCATCGTTAGCCTTATCCCCAACCACTCCACCATCCTCTGCAATGCAACtatcttgttttctttttctaaattttttgggGATTTAGAAACATCGGCACAGTTTAGACAAGTACATTCTCAGAATCATTCCAAATGTGCTCTTCTGTAAGATTATTTCCGTTCCCTTTATGGTAAGAGAGATTTATCGATTACAGAACTGTCTTTTAGTGGAAATTTTTCcgtctttaataaaaaagtttgatctcactttttttcccatttatatatattagtttttcTTGGTTATGTATtcagtttaaatttttaaatcatattctGTTATTTTTACACAGGTATATGACGATTCAACTGAAGGCCAAAAGGTTTGCACCTATTATAAACTAGAATCAATTCCTGCTGTTCTTGTCATCGACCCCATCACAGGTCAAAAAATGCACTCTTGGTTTGGAATGGTTCAACCTGAACGTTTACTTGAGGTGAATATCCTagagattttaattatcattatcTCAATAATGGGTTCGGTTTATCTGAAAAATGTATCTTGTGTCCTGCAGGATCTATTGCCCTTCATGGATGGATGTCCAAAGTATCATCATGTCACCTTATCTCATAAACGTCCAAGGGAGAGTTCCTTGACTCCACCGAAAGTTAAAGgtctagttttttatttatctcaCTAATGTTTGGTTATTTATTCTTCTTAGGCCTTTTCTTGTCTGATGGGATTGTAAATATGGCAGATTGATGATGAAtgttctcttttattttgggAGTTTAAATTTGATAGATTTAAATGCTATTCGTTTGTTTTTGCCTCTCCCATTTTCATCTGAAAACTGAAGACAGAACatattccattaaaaaaaaccaaccTTTATGTGATTTAATGTTACCTGAAGCCTTCTACCTAATTTACCGACAACCTCTCAACTAACTGAACAGCTATTTTAACTTGTAACTATTGATTCGCCAATGTTATTGAAACAAATGCAGATAATCTGATAGATGagtaaaatttttgaaatttttattcataattatgTGCAGAAGAGGATCATGAGGAGGATGAGGAAGTGCAACGTGCATTGGCAGTTTCTCTGGAAGGCATAAAAGAAATGGTCAAATTATCTTCTGAGGATAACAAGGATGCAAAAACTActgagaaggaagaagagaggcGCCCAACTTATCCACCATTGGCCGAAGAACCCAAAGGTGACAGAAATCTTCTTTGCAGGATTGGAGTCCGTCTTCCTAATGGACGTAGATGCCAAAGGAATTTTCTCCGGACGGATCCAATCCAGGTAATACTGATTCTTGAGAGCTGCAATTGCATTCTAAATTTCTTCGGTTAATTCATCCACTTGGGCCTCAGAATTTGCTGCAACTTGTACTTGTtacttttcattcttttcctttgcttTGGTCCAACTATGTAGACTACTAAACAATTATATGATTTCAAGCACAACCAAAAGTagttttttctattattattattttttttaattttattttaacccaactcaGCGTGAACAAACATGGTCTTATAATTGAATCCAACTCTTATGATTGGGGTTTCAACCACTTCTGCATAACGAAGGTACATCTCTGAGGGCGTTTTTCTGTTGCAGTTGCTTTGGTCTTTCTGTTCTTCTCAGTTAGAGGAAGGGGAGACGAAACTTTTCAAGTTGACACATGCAATACCAGGAGCTACAGAGTTTCTAGACTATGATACCAAAATGACATTTGAGGAATCAGGGCTTGCCAACTCAATGATCTCTGTCACTTGGGACTGAGAATCAACATAGTTGGGGAGTTGTGTGTAAGTAGTCACTCACTGTATTTTGtgctatttctttttctttttccatttcgcCCTACAAAAGGGGCAGGGTTGTGACTACTCTTTATATTACAGGAGTTGAATTTACCATTCTCTGCTTCCCCCCCTCCCATGCATGTGAGCGTGGATGTGGTGCTGGTCTATCTGACTTTATTATGGGTAGTGGTAACAATGGAAAATTTCTGGTGGCTTTTTGCGGTGTCGTTTTGCAATCTTAAAATCCGAGAAATGTAAACTGGATTCACTGGACAACCTTTGAGGCTtattgataatatatataaagttcTAAATGTTGAGAGTTGTCTTTGACGATGCTCATTTATCCCAAACTGCAGGAATAGAAACATTAATCAGAGAGAGGCATCATCCATTTGGTTTACAGCACAAGGTATTGTCCTTCACTATCACCGACTGTCCCACCTAATTCTAAATAAGCATTAGTTGCCCTAAAGTGTTGCTATTAATATCTTAAGtatcaaaacaataaatattcaattggGATAATAACtggaaaaataacaataactttgattcttgaactatttcattaaaaaaaacaacattagTTGTGAAATAAGCAAAACCACATATGGACCAGGACGACGGTGTttggtgtttgatgaaatgatagaatgattttaatttggtgtttgatgaaatgatagaaTGATTTTAATGGTGGATAATGTAATTTAACTCTAAAATCTCCAATCAAATGGGTGTTTAAGTATTTACTTCTCTAAGAAATAGTGGGTACAACAAAAGGGAAATACAGGTTTTGTCACGTGTATGCGTAATAATACTAAccgaataaattaaaacattatttgccaaatatcaaataaatcttCCAACTCTACAATTGTATTAAAGTcctataaaatacaaaatttaatttttgaacttCCCCTAGtctttcatttgaaaaatggTCAACGAAAGTTTTCATCTTCACGCGgatttaaagaataaaaattgtttaattcCAAAGTAACGAAGCTTAAGATATCACTGTCCGTTAAaattttacataataaaaCTCAAATCACAAAAGATCCAAATGTTACTTTCAgcaattataaataaaatatgaaaggaaAGACAAACAATACTTTTGCCCTAATCTTCgtccttttgtttttgtttctcttagACAGTCCCTCGTACCGTGACgctctctctgtttttctcttcctcATCCACCTTCGCAGCCAGCAGTTGAGAGGGATATCCACACCAGGTCTTCCGTTTTCTCGTATCCATATCTTTTGATATTATATCGtttctttatctttcttttactttccGTTTCTTCGTCTTCtgatttttttggttcaaattTCTCAACTGCTGTGATTTGGGAAGACTGACAGCGTTTTTTGGTTCGTTTTGGCTCACCAAAAACTTAcggaaatgaaatttttaaaaaaactacatTAAACAAAAGGAATTTGTTTCTGTTTGGTTTAGTTTGGactattaattttgtatcctTATGCCCTTAGTCTACGATGCTTATAAATGGCTGTTCATATTCATATTTGCTTTAGATTTAAGAAATCCACAATGTACTTGaatctttttcaatttctagCTTTTACATAATGTTTCCTTTGTGAATCCTCATTATTGTTTAGACGTTCATTACCTCAATGGattctcaatttcatttttgagaCATGCAGATTTTTCTGTTTGAGCCCTTGTTCCTTTTAACTATGGGGGTGTGTCATAGttcatttgaaatatatatttagtggCTGTTAAATGAAAATTGCACATAAGTTCTTCTATGTTCGGTGATGGTCCTGAATAAATTTGACTACTTATATCTGATTAGCTATAACAAGTTGGTTGTGCAGATAGAAGAAAACCAGAGATGAGTATTGGTGGTGAAAAAGGTTCTGCATCAACAAAGACACCAGCAGACTTTCTCAAATCAATTCGGGGCCATCCTGTAGTCGTGAAACTCAATTCTGGTGTTGACTATCGAGGTATGTTTGcttctacttttcttttcccctgGATAAGTCTCCACATGTTCAATCTTGTTTCATTTCTATTCCCAGAATTGTATTACTAAGAATCTGATAGATGATGTAAAAAATTACCTGCAAATGTTGATGCACtatccttattttttttcttctttttNNNNNNNNNNNNNNNNNNNNNNNNNNNNNNNNNNNNNNNNNNNNNNNNNNNNNNNNNNNNNNNNNNNNNNNNNNNNNNNNNNNNNNNNNNNNNNNNNNNNNNNNNNNNNNNNNNNNNNNNNNNNNNNNNNNNNNNNNNNNNNNNNNNNNNNNNNNNNNNNNNNNNNNNNNNNNNNNttttttttttttttttttttttttttttttttttttttttttttttttttttttttttaattcacgtATTTTCTTTGGcgtcatttttcatatatttttttctctctacaTAATCGCTTTTATTATGACattacttgaacatgataTATTCTATAGgttgatttttgttcttgcgttCATATAATCTCTCCTTCAATTCCTTGTCCTTCAAACATGTCTCGTTTGTGAaaaatgttttcttctttttaaattttagaaaatcaaGCTTTTAGGGGGAAGAAANaaaaaaaaaaaaaaaaaaaagtgcccAAAAAGCAGAGCCCAAGAAAAATGCTGACCCTATCACAGGATAAAAGGGGCTCCAAGAGAATATCtgcaaaatgaaatatatgcTTAGGGATTGGCATTAAACTTTGTCAAGAGCCCACAGATCTTCCCATGACCTCTCGATCCTTCTAGAAATTCTCGTGTTCATTTCCATTCAAGTAGCAAAAGAAACTAGTCTACCATAGGGTACGACCCTTATCTTGAAAAGATGGATGGAATAAGACTTCCACCTCGAGGCAACAATAACTATTACGAGTTGGGCACACATCAAAAGTCTCCAAAAAAGAGTTCCAAATTGAGATAGCTAACCTCAATCCCAAAGAATATGACCCATGTGCTCAAACACCTCAATTGTGGCTTAAGCACAAAGGATGTGTATATCTAGATGCGGTTAGCGTTTTCCATGCAAAATCTGCCAGGCAAAGAGCTTGACCTTGCTGGGGACTTTTTCCTTCCGTAACAACGAAAAGATAGGATTGAGGAGTGTTGTGGGAATGTAACCAAAAGCAAATATCTCTATGGGTGAAGTTGGTCTCTTCTCAATAGAGGAAGTAGTGCGGACACATCCAAAGCTTCCTTGTTCAAA
This genomic window from Cucurbita pepo subsp. pepo cultivar mu-cu-16 chromosome LG01, ASM280686v2, whole genome shotgun sequence contains:
- the LOC111800420 gene encoding uncharacterized protein LOC111800420, whose protein sequence is MSEPPTTSTEPQRQHQHQYEQQQHPHHLLHLPLIHGGASTGTTARINTAAATSPSTVIVREYRKGNWNLQETMILITAKKLDEERRNKAEQGTARKGSELRWKWVENYCWSQGCQRSQNQCNDKWDNLLRDYKKVREHESRACDQSQIPSYWKMEKHERKDNNLPSNMAFEVYQALNDVVQRKLRGVSVAVVAGPPPPPSPAEGEAAAGTSSPAASESSSSSSGQKKEKRERKRRRVGRSIERSASAVAQTLRTCEEQREIRHQQLMELKKRRLQIQEARNHIQGQGIADLVAAVANLSGINNRRRRRRSEEYECLYSGEEVRMLKEQNEAMQAELSSVKTELSQLRDQMPSLVRTMMHNAMHNIPPPPPPPSMDPGGDGYK
- the LOC111800431 gene encoding plant UBX domain-containing protein 7-like yields the protein MEGLLLPTDQQSMVSSFLEIAVGQTAETATLFLQATSWKLEDAIQLFYVGNEGGAAGPPSIPSPPTTNEQINSSTGQTFNESGKHVGAGTFGQYEDQVRPPLPVIREALYDDAMLYGTTMSYLPNESGSSVGFRNLQNEVKHHDVWNSEEGAASTSGNSRDNLASLYRPPNHLMFNGPFEKAKGAACVQDKWLVVNLQSTKEFSSHMLNRDTWANEAVSQTITTNFIFWQVYDDSTEGQKVCTYYKLESIPAVLVIDPITGQKMHSWFGMVQPERLLEDLLPFMDGCPKYHHVTLSHKRPRESSLTPPKVKEEDHEEDEEVQRALAVSLEGIKEMVKLSSEDNKDAKTTEKEEERRPTYPPLAEEPKGDRNLLCRIGVRLPNGRRCQRNFLRTDPIQLLWSFCSSQLEEGETKLFKLTHAIPGATEFLDYDTKMTFEESGLANSMISVTWD
- the LOC111800438 gene encoding uncharacterized protein LOC111800438, whose translation is MHVSVDVVLVYLTLLWVVVTMENFWWLFAVSFCNLKIREMNRNINQREASSIWFTAQDSPSYRDALSVFLFLIHLRSQQLRGISTPDRRKPEMSIGGEKGSASTKTPADFLKSIRGHPVVVKLNSGVDYRGILACLDGYMNIAMEQTEEYVNGQLKNKYGDAFIRGNNVLYISTSKRTLAEGSS